Within Candidatus Sysuiplasma jiujiangense, the genomic segment AAAGAGATGCAGACAGAACTCACGAACGCGCAGTCGCCGCCTCCGGCCTCTCAGCCGGAGGGCGGCCAGCCGGTTGCACAGCCTAAGCCCGATTCGGCACCGGCAAGCCAGCATCAGGAAGCCATGTAGCGCAGTGCGCCTTCTATCACTTCAACCGTCCGCCGCATTTCCGGCTTGGTTATTGCAGTGGAAACAAACATCGGCATTCCGCCCGTATTGAATATACCGTTATTGAGCAGATAGATGTCAAAGATTTTTCTGGCGGCACCGTCCGAGCGCAGGAGATCACGGTATCCCTTGATTTTTCCCCTGGAAAACACTATGTTTATTATGGAAGAGAGTCCGAGCACCTGGCAGTTCAGAGAATGCGCCTCGTCGAGTGACGAGACAGACTTGCGTATTGTCTGGGATATCTTCTCGAGATAAGCGTAGGTCCCTCCCCTCCTGAGTTCGCTGAGCGTCGCCAGCCCTGCGGCCATGCTTATCGGATTGCCGTTGAATGTGCCGCCATGATAGACCTCGGCAGCCCCCTTCTTGTACCTGTCGAGCGAATCCATCAGGTCGCGGCTGCCCGCCACAGCACCGATGGGGAAGCCGCCGCCCAGTATCTTGCCGAGGGTCGTCATATCGGGCGTAATCCTGTATCTTTCCTGCGCCCCTCCGAGACCGAGCCTGAAACCGGTTGTAATTTCATCCAGTATAAGGGGTATATCATATCTGTCCGTTATTTCACGGACGCCTCTCATGAAATCCCTGGTTGCTGCCCTGTAGCCGCCGGCAACCGGCTCCATGATAAGGCATGAGAGCTCCTTCCTGTTTTTCTTTATTATTGCTTCGGTCTCTTCAAGCCGGTTGAACGGCATTACCACCGTTCTGTAAAGGGTATGC encodes:
- a CDS encoding aspartate aminotransferase family protein — translated: MQQDAERKLREQIRKFRKMTPSSREAWHRARRVLPGGVSGDDFASFPYPLQIEGAEAARIKDADGNSYIDYNMGSSSLILGHGDPKVMKAISSIFDSYGTNLVGATNPLEMQLATEISDIVRSAEMVAFTSSGTEANLLALRIAMGNRRKGKVAKFEGHYHGSFDYGLISCDTPREELGPARSPYPYSRSADIQEHTLYRTVVMPFNRLEETEAIIKKNRKELSCLIMEPVAGGYRAATRDFMRGVREITDRYDIPLILDEITTGFRLGLGGAQERYRITPDMTTLGKILGGGFPIGAVAGSRDLMDSLDRYKKGAAEVYHGGTFNGNPISMAAGLATLSELRRGGTYAYLEKISQTIRKSVSSLDEAHSLNCQVLGLSSIINIVFSRGKIKGYRDLLRSDGAARKIFDIYLLNNGIFNTGGMPMFVSTAITKPEMRRTVEVIEGALRYMAS